The following is a genomic window from Flavobacterium sp..
GCGTGCATTAAATGACTGTAAATAGTGTTTTCTCTTTCGTGTTCTAAATCGGTGAAATCAGAAATGGTATTGTGTGCTTCTACCGAACCACGACGCGGAATGATACCGCTTTCAAACAACATAGTCTCGATGAATGTGGTTTTTCCCGAACCTGAATGCCCAAGAAATACCACGTTTCTAATGTCTTTGGTTGCAATGCTCATAATATTGTATTTTAAAAATGTGTACTAATTTTTTAGTTGCGTTTTAAGCACCTTAAAATTACGACATTGTAAAAAAGTGAATTATGATATATATCAGTTCAGAATCATCTCACAAAAAAAGCGACCCTAAAGTCGCTTTTCGTTATTTTTGATTAAAAACATTGTCTTCTTTGTTCACATCTGCCATTACATTTTCTGGGTCTATGGTGATGGATTTTATTTTTTCTTTCGGTTTTGCAATTTCAAAAGTAAAAGTTGGATAAGCCCAATCCCAACCTTTTAACACATTTCCTTTTATTCTAGTGTATGGATTAGGTTTTTCCCAACGCATTAAGGTATTTGGAATGTAGAAAAATTCTTTGGTTCCGTCGGTATATTCAACCATTACGTCTAAAGGCATTGGCATTCTTCCTTTTCTTTCAATAATCACTTTTGTATTCGCCGCATTGGCTTCAGAAACTTCTTTAATGCTATAATCAATGGTATTGGTAGTTAAAGTCCAATCTAATAAATACCAATCTAAATTTGCGCCCGAAACTTTTTCCGCCACCCGTTTAATATCGTTTGGAGTTGGGTGCGTAAATTTATATTCGTTGTAGTAACGTTTGATCGTTTTGTTGAGGTTTTCTTGCCCAATTAAATAACCCAATTGTACTAAAAACACTTCTCCTTTGCTATAAGCCGAAATCCCATACGCCATGTTTAAATCATATCGATCAGCGTGCGTAGAAAGTGGTTGTTCCTTTCCTGATTTTGCTAAATAAATGTAGTTTTTATACGAATCTTCAAACGGGTTTTCAGGTTTTTTTGGAGGCAATACTTTGTTCATCGCTAAATTAGAAATGTAGGAAGTAAATCCTTCGTCCATCCATTCGTGTTTGGTTTCGTTAGTAGCTAGAACAAATTGGAACCATGAATGCGCCATTTCGTGTGCGGTTACGCCAACCAAACTTCCGAAAGCTCTATTTCCGGTGATTAAGGTACACATGCCATATTCCATTCCACCATCGCCACCTTGAATTACGGAGTATTGTTTGTATGGATATTGTCCTACGTTTTCGTTAAAATACGCTAACAATTCTGCTGTTTTAGGTTGCATTTTTTTCCAATTTTCTAAATTTTCTTTCTTGTTTTTGTATAAGAA
Proteins encoded in this region:
- a CDS encoding M1 family metallopeptidase; this translates as MKKLLFLSLVPFLSFGQNNPNPGYWQQHVDYKMDVKMDVKKFQYTGKQEIVYTNNSNDTLHKVYYHLYNNAFQPGSEMDARLQSISDPDKRMVRTFKKEGKDIKESKISTLQPNEIGYLNIANFKQDGVAATTKVVGTILEVTLAKAILPKQKTTLSLDFQGQVPLQIRRSGRISEESVALSMTQWYPKLCEYDFEGWHANPYIAREFHGVWGNFDVKITIDKAYTIGGTGYLQNKNEIGHGYQDAGVQVVYPKKNKNLTWHFYAPNVHDFAWGADNEFIHDMILGPNNVELHFLYKNKKENLENWKKMQPKTAELLAYFNENVGQYPYKQYSVIQGGDGGMEYGMCTLITGNRAFGSLVGVTAHEMAHSWFQFVLATNETKHEWMDEGFTSYISNLAMNKVLPPKKPENPFEDSYKNYIYLAKSGKEQPLSTHADRYDLNMAYGISAYSKGEVFLVQLGYLIGQENLNKTIKRYYNEYKFTHPTPNDIKRVAEKVSGANLDWYLLDWTLTTNTIDYSIKEVSEANAANTKVIIERKGRMPMPLDVMVEYTDGTKEFFYIPNTLMRWEKPNPYTRIKGNVLKGWDWAYPTFTFEIAKPKEKIKSITIDPENVMADVNKEDNVFNQK